The genome window tatattaaataactttaagacccacaagcacatacaattaataatatacaaataattttaaaatgatatttaataatacaacaaatagtcatatcaattatcacctattaattgcatataaaaacaaaaagataaaagcttaaatgaaacatattcacaatataaatataaaataacacacaaaaacatataatatcacaataaagttctaggacatactacaaaaacttcatgggaaaaatgaacaatttcaacaaaattcctaacgatatgtccctataaatcatggaattagttgtcaaacaacaaccaatgatgatggaaaagatccagtttaggatgcattcttaggagatttcatagaggatgatcccaatgatcccgtataagataatcccttagtggatgatcatacaaatgaagaatttaatcaaatgtgagatacataatacaacaaattatatattatatatgcttattgacatagtatgaaaaattgtggcttgctgacataaaaagcaataataaatgagatgtaaaaattaggagataaagaaggtgcgctatattttctatagaatttataatttatgagatgtttttagttattttacaactttgttcaaaaaaccaacgcaaaaaataattgttaaactctgagcatattttttctttatgcatcaaattttcgctcattcttagaaaattatttattaacatattgagaaaaatgtattgtagttatttgttcatctcataattattttcattttctataatttaagctttgttattcattatggtaataaagtatcgaaaaattatcaaaaatatttattttttaaattaattatgtgtcgcgcgaagcgcgagTATGCAACTAGttagtgaatatatatatatatatgtttactaATATAAGCCTCCATCTCCCTTTGCAAAAGCTCTAATAATATTCTTCATCCAATTAAATAAGCTGTCTTTTctaacatttttttgtttgtttgtaaaGCTAATTGGTTGTATTAGATTCCTCCTACCTCATCCAATATAAAACCTAACCATATGCGCCGCCTCCTCTCTATTACTTTTcgaccataaaaaaaaaaaaacaatatatacacaTAAGTCCATCATTATATATGTctgtcttgaattttttttaaaaaaagcaaaaCTATAGATTATAACAATATcaatgtatgtttgttttttttttgggaagttTCGATCGATGGGTCATCAACCATACAACTATGATTATGGATTCATAAaacacattattattattttgatcaTACTATAGATATAGCGGATCTGGTAAAAGGACTGTGGAAGATTAATTTAGTGGTCTCATTGGACTTTGTGTAGAGCAGAAGAATTTTGCCATATTTGGTCAAGCATGGTTGTTGAACCATTTACGTATAATGTTCTAACCTAAAAAGAATGTATGATTCTCTTTTGCAATACTGAGACTTGAACGTACCTACCTAACAAGtgataaaaggaaaataattatgataatatcaaaaatacCCTTCCAATGAGATGTTTACAAGTGTCGTCACACATATAGAAGGTGAGCATCTCGGTCAATCAAGATATCACCTCAACTTTTACTCCTCGGTGTGACCTAACAGACATGATCTCGGGAATCCTAGGTGGTCAGAGCGCTCATCATTGATAAAGAAGAAGATCTACTAGGAAATCTCCAAGAGATCTTTAAGGGATTCACCCTCATATATCTCGTTCCCAATAAAGGGCAATCGATAATTCAAAAATATTCATATAAAAGGAGACCTCCACTCAGGTAAGTCTATCAATTTTCACAATTCACTATTAGTTAAAGAGAGAGCTCTAATTTTACTAGTCTTATTGTATGAGCAATCCCTTTGAGGAACACTTTGGAAACCCCAAAGCTCACATTTTCAGAATCAAGAACCCCAAATCGTTCACATTTTCTACTTGTGCAGAGACATAACATAAATCTTCTGATCCCTAATTCGATCAACTGAGACATCAACATATCCGAGCAGCACAAACACAAACTTggtgtagattttttttttatttgtgctcAACTACCACTACTCCCACTTGTCGTTTTCTGATAATGCAACTACTCTCTCCCCCAATTTTTGCAAGCAAGTAAATGGTAGAAGCTTTATCTATTAATCCTGCCGTTTCCCAAAAACAATCTTGAtttttgacccaaaaaaaaaagaaaaaaaaaagaaagacgcGTCCTTATTTTTGTCTCGGCTATTCGCAAAGTGGCGAATGCGATTATGCAAAGAGAATCGACAACTTGGAATTTGGAATTCTCCCTCCAAATTATTTGACAAACACGTCTTCTATAAAACCATCCTGTCTAAACTTCCTTCACGAAgcctcatctctctctctctcccccatcCCTCTTTGAAGCTTTATTCTCTCTGGCGGTTCCTATTGAGCGTAAGATGCCACAGGTGGATCTGGAAACCCTAGTTTCTGCCTGCGCCGGAGGATCCAGCGACCGTAAGATTACCTGCGAAACCCTAGCCCACGCCGGTGACGATCACAAGCCGGATGAGGCGCCGGATTTCCCGCCGGAATCATTCTGGCTTTCCAAGGACGCAGAGCTTGACTGGTTTGATCGGAACGCTTTCATCCAGCGTAAGGACTCCACTAAAGGAAACGCTCATTCCGCGAACCTAAATCCGAACTTGATCCCTGGATCGAACTCCAGTTCTCAACGATTCTCTCACAATTTGAAGTCTAAAGCGTCTATCTTTACCCTACCAAAGCCGCAAAAGCCGAATTATGCCGATACGAAGAACCGCAGGAACTGTAAACAAGGAAACACTCGACTGTTCCCTAAGCGATCCGGATCCGTCGTTAAATCGGACTcttcgctagttgagccgtctTCGCCCAAGGTTTCTTGTATAGGAAGAGTAAGATCCAAGAGAGATCGAAACCGTCGGTTCAGGAATCGGCAGAAGTCATCTGAACGGGGGTTGAAAAAGGAATCTGAACTGCAATCCAGTAAGGAAAAACCGGCGGAGAGACGAAGGGATAGATTCTTTGCaggttttcgagcaattttccGGTCTTCTCGTAGAGACAAAAAAGCGAAAGACGGGTCACATAGAGTATCGCCTTCAAGAAAGGGCTCAGCGACAAAAACGACTGATATTAGGAGCCGATTACCACCCGGTGATTCCGACATAGACTCACCGGCGAGACGGAACTCATTGGACAGAGCGCATGACGTTGCTGAACCGGTTGGTTTGGGCGGAATGAAACGGTTCACGTCTGGTAGAAGAGCGGAGTCTTGGGGCACCGTAGTTGACGTGGCGTGAAGCGGGTCGTTGGATCGTTGGGCTCACATGCAGCAGTTTAACAGATTTCACCCAAGCCGGTGGTAAATTACCGTTATCgccctttttgtttgttttttttccggTCTTGTTTTGTTTCGGTTTTTTGCTCTCTTTTGACCTTCCTCTTCTAGAATTTGAGAATACGTCTTGTAAATATGTTTTGCGATTGTATTTGGAAGGAGCTAGGCTGTGTATATATTATTGTATGAACCAGCACCACCTAATAAAACAATGTTACGACACCTGCGTTACTAGTTGAAATGGTgaagatggtgtgtatcaccttgATGATCAGAATTCAAATCCCCCttcaaaaagcaataaaacaaaacaatgtTAAGGAATTCAACCATTCAAGGGTGGGTTTCGATCATTTGGATAATAAGACATGTTGGTTGTTTTCAAAGCATGGAGTGACTCAAACACCGAGAACACTGTTATGGCAATTCTTCTGTCTGCCTCATAGCAAGAGAAGACAAATGGgggtttttgtatatatatatatatattatatttttttttcttcatttggtgggaGATATAGTTGAAGATTTGAGTGTTGGGAACCAACGTGTAAATCCAATCTCCTAAAGATAGAGAATTTCCCACTTGTCTTTAGTCATTTATTTTGAGTGCACTCAAAGTGGTTATGATTCCTTTCTTCGTTATCGTGTGGGGTTGGGTTACAGCCTCGCAGGTGAGGAGTCGCTGTTAGGACATTGTTATTATTGACTCTTGATAGGGTGTACATAGTACATACATGTTTAGATTGCTTTGCAGTATGGGTTTCGTTCACTTTTGTTGACCCATTTTACGTTGCGGATTACAGGAATCATTACCGCAGGGCGCAGGCATAGAGGCGA of Tripterygium wilfordii isolate XIE 37 chromosome 13, ASM1340144v1, whole genome shotgun sequence contains these proteins:
- the LOC120013483 gene encoding uncharacterized protein LOC120013483; its protein translation is MPQVDLETLVSACAGGSSDRKITCETLAHAGDDHKPDEAPDFPPESFWLSKDAELDWFDRNAFIQRKDSTKGNAHSANLNPNLIPGSNSSSQRFSHNLKSKASIFTLPKPQKPNYADTKNRRNCKQGNTRLFPKRSGSVVKSDSSLVEPSSPKVSCIGRVRSKRDRNRRFRNRQKSSERGLKKESELQSSKEKPAERRRDRFFAGFRAIFRSSRRDKKAKDGSHRVSPSRKGSATKTTDIRSRLPPGDSDIDSPARRNSLDRAHDVAEPVGLGGMKRFTSGRRAESWGTVVDVA